From a single Pyxicephalus adspersus chromosome 11, UCB_Pads_2.0, whole genome shotgun sequence genomic region:
- the ALDH4A1 gene encoding delta-1-pyrroline-5-carboxylate dehydrogenase, mitochondrial (The sequence of the model RefSeq protein was modified relative to this genomic sequence to represent the inferred CDS: added 135 bases not found in genome assembly), giving the protein MLQLQRVLGRSCAGLRWHHCAVAEVKNEPILEFKHGSPERAALQKALQELKDKTEEIPCVVGGEAVWTKDVRYQVSPFNHSHKVAKYCYADKELLNKAINSALSARKEWDLKPVEDRAQIFFKAADLLSGPRRAEVLAKTMIGQGKTVIQAEIDAAAELIDFFRFNAKFALQLQHEQPISVPISTNTMAFRGLEGFIAAVSPFNFTAIGGNLAGAPALMGNVVLWKPSDTAILSSYTVYNALREAGLPPNIIQFVPADGPVFGDTITSSEHLSGINFTGSVPTFKRLWKQVAENLDRYRTFPRLAGECGGKNFHFVHNSADVESVVYGTIRSAFEYSGQKCSACSRLYVPDSLWPQIKARLLEEHAKIKVGNPADDFSTFTSAVIDEKSFRRIQSWIKHAKESPNLTILAGGNCDDKVGYFVEPTIIESKDPKEKIMAEEIFGPVLTAYVYPENKYKEVLKLIDSTSPYGLTGAVFAQDKNVIQEATEVLRNAAGNFYINDKSTGAVVAQQPFGGSRASGTNDKPGGPHYILRWTSPQVIKETHVPLTEWKYPYMQ; this is encoded by the exons gCGTTACAAGAACTTAAAGACAAGACGGAGGAAATCCCGTGTGTGGTTGGAGGAGAAGCGGTGTGGACCAAAGATGTCAGATACCAGGTTTCG CCTTTTAATCATTCACACAAAGTTGCCAAATACTGCTATGCAGACAAG GAACTTCTCAACAAAGCCATCAACTCTGCTTTATCAGCCCGTAAGGAATGGGACCTAAAACCGGTTGAGGACCGTGCtcagattttctttaaagccGCAGATCTTCTCAGTGGCCCCAGAAGAGCCGAAGTTCTGGCCAAGACCATGATTGGACAG GGTAAAACCGTAATTCAGGCCGAAATAGACGCAGCCGCCGAGCTCATCGACTTTTTCCGCTTTAATGCCAAATTTGCTTTGCAGCTGCAACACGAGCAGCCAATCAGCGTGCCCATCAGTACCAACACAATGGCGTTCCGGGGCCTGGAG GGATTTATTGCTGCCGTGTCTCCATTTAATTTCACCGCCATTGGAGGAAACTTGGCGGGTGCTCCGGCCCTAATG GGTAATGTGGTCCTGTGGAAGCCCAGCGATACGGCCATACTTTCCAGTTACACGGTGTATAATGCCCTCCGGGAAGCCGGTCTACCCCCCAACATTATACAGTTTGTTCCGGCAGATGGCCCGGTCTTTGGAGATACCATCACCAGCTCGGAACACCTCAGCGGAATTAATTTTACAGGGAGCGTGCC AACCTTCAAGAGGCTCTGGAAACAGGTAGCTGAGAACTTGGACCGATACAGAACTTTCCCACGTCTGGCTGGAG AATGCGGTGGGAAAAACTTCCATTTTGTGCACAACTCCGCTGACGTTGAAAGCGTTGTGTATGGCACCATCCGATCGGCATTCGAATACAGCGGTCAGAAATGCTCGGCCTGCTCGCGGCTCTACGTTCCAGACTCTCTGTGGCCCCAGATCAAAGCCAGGCTGCTGGAAGAACACGCTAAGATCAAAGTGGGAAAT CCCGCCGATGACTTCAGCACCTTCACCTCGGCCGTTATTGATGAAAAG TCATTCAGACGGATACAAAGCTGGATAAAACACGCCAAGGAGTCGCCCAACCTCACCATTCTTGCTGGAGGAAACTGTGATGATAAGGTTGGATACTTTGTAGAACCCACAATCATCGAGAGCAAAGATCCCAAGGAGAAAATCATGGCAGAG GAAATCTTCGGACCGGTACTGACAGCTTACGTTTAtccagaaaacaaatataaagaagtCCTGAAACTTATAGACTCCACTTCCCCGTATGGCCTCACAGGGGCAGTGTTTGCCCAGGATAA AAATGTTATCCAGGAAGCTACCGAGGTTCTAAGGAACGCTGCAGGAAATTTTTACATCAATGATAAATCCACTGGGGCTGTTGTGGCCCAGCAGCCGTTTGGAGGGTCCCGAGCATCAG GTACAAATGACAAACCTGGAGGTCCGCATTATATACTCCGCTGGACATCACCGCAAGTCATTAAGGAAACTCATGTGCCTCTGACAGAATGGAAGTACCCCTACATGCAGTGA